Part of the Maniola jurtina chromosome 22, ilManJurt1.1, whole genome shotgun sequence genome is shown below.
CCTATAGCGTCCTACtcaggtaggtaactacttattaTCAGATTAGCTGAtccccgcgactttgttcgcgtggatgtaggttttttaaaaatcccgtgggaactctttgattttccgggataaaaagtagtctatgtgctaatccagggtataatctatctccattctaaatttcagcccaatccatctagtagtttttgcgtgaaggagtaacaaacatacacgcgcacacacacacacacacacatacaaactttcgcctttataattagtgtgatagtataaGAGTTAATATTAAGACGGTTAGTTCTACCAATAACATCAAATAtcaggtgatgatgcagcctaaagtaAAATACGCATGCCTAGAAGGTGCCAATCACTATTTTTTTGAAAGTGAAAAAGGAAAAGGGAGGCCGAAacgcattccatattctagcagtgcatattagaaacgaggaagcgaatcgcttcgtacgagtccATGGACGAGTAGAGTAACCTTTGCAATGTCTTGCGGATCGCTAATAAAATGGCGAGGGGGGAAATAGGTAGAATAGCTCCtgggcacactctccgaaatatatcctgtaggaAACCAACAGACAGGAAACCTTGCGCCGATGTTCTAGGCTTTGGAGCTTGCCAGCGGCGTTTCATCGCCAATGAATGTAGCTGGACGATCCACAGAATCCAATGCATCAAGTGAGTGCTTGGCAGAGCCATCCCATAAATAACTGCAATATTCCATGCACAATCGAACTTGAGCACAGCTAATaagttatctatacaagtgtaaataaaaaatttataacacccccgacaagtgaaggttacagtaactagaaaagagctaataactttcaaacggctgaaccgattttcttggattatagctaagaacactctcgatcaagccacctttcaaacaaaaaaactaaattaaaatcggttcattagtttagaagctacgatgccacagacagatacacagatacacacgtcaaacttataacacccctctttttgggtcgaaggttaaaaataaatacgacTACTAGATATACCTATGTCGTAACTAAACCATTGATGACATGACGACAGATTCCCACGCGACCAGTTTTGGAAGCCTCCAAATTATTTTACGATACAATAAACACTGATGAACTAAGAGCCGGCGAGGGCCAGAacctcgttattttataaaagctgaaagtttatctgagCATTGTCCCcgacagggaggaacgatcattCAGCTATCATCTAGTATCGTGGAATGCCTTGTTAGACAGACAAGTTTAAGttagacacccttaaactttacactttaagggtgtctggcagaggGTTGCCACGACTCTAAGGTCTAACAATGTATGACTTGATTTCtttattccgaagaaaatataaagaaaattcactttatactttgacgtaaatATTTatcctgttatctcccaaagccaccaggATCCAAACTTCATTAGTCACTAATCATTCTTCCTTGTGTTGGGGACGacacgcagataaactttcagcttttataaaataacgaaggtctgccTCTAGCCGGCTCTCTCTCTATGATGTTAtcaatatgataatgaagcatATGCAAACACTTTTACTTCCTTTATGGTTTGATCAAGTATTCGGTAGGTATGTGCAAtagtttttattactattttaattacttttcatTTCCTAATTACGTATTAAAATGTTTTGCTTTCGCTTTCCGTTTACTCATCTGGTTCAAGACTAAAATgtgcatttttaattaaacaaaattcgTTATATCTTTTACGTTAAAAGGAGTATAATGTTTGCATGGTTCATGTAAGTTGGTATGTTTCTTTATTCTGCCATAATTTCTAAACGCCCGGATGGATTTAGATGTATCGTCTGAATCCTTACCTACATCATCCCGAGAGAcactagattttttttggaaaaaaagcaacaggtaggtaggtaccacgaTAGCGCCTTTTTCAAATGTGATAAAATCTGTTATTTCACTTAATAAACACCAGACTTGATGCCAATCTAGTcggatttttagagttccatagccaaaattaaaatgtgtttaaattttcaaagtaagatagacCAAATGGgaaatcataatatgaaagggctttacctgtatattttgtaaaatgtgtttcaattttcaaagtaagataacaataccaaaagggagtatcatatgaaagggctttacctgtacttatattctaaaacagatttttatttatttttatgcatgatagtttttgatttatcgtgcaaaatatcggaaaattacccgattacggaaccgatcagtgcgcgagtctgactcgcacttgaccggttttttatgaaAGATAGAAGGGTATGTAAGGTTTTTTATGAAATTTATCTCTGTAATCTCAGGTCAGGGTACAAATTCTAAATTCTATCTAGTTCCATGAGTGTACGCATTAAAGTGTTGGAAAAACataatcaattttatttcttaaaaaatccTGTGATAAAAAATTCGAAACcttgcaaaattaaaattagcttTATCCTTTTGATCTACTAAGGGATCAATTTTGAGAGCCGTTTAGTATGCAAATTTTGCGAGCCCGATTTGAGGCGGCGTAATCCAAGTTTGATTTtctgataaattattattcaatcaACTTCTCAAGCCAGGCTTTGTTGGACTTCATTTTGTATTCAATAAGCGCTATCGGAGTTTGGGCTTTTGTTTTCGTGTCTATTTTGAATACAAGTATGgccaattttataatttttgacgcAAATTCAAGTTTTGCGTAAGAAGATAGATACATAATATCCCTActatattaaaagtaggtaaatcaCACATAATTTTGAAAAGTTAAAAGGGCGTGGCCGAGGTGTTAACTCTTAACCGCTAAGCCCGACGTACctctttttaacctccgacccaaaaataggggtgttgaTAAATTtgaactgtgtatctgtgtatctgtctgtggcatcgcagctcctaaactaatgaaccgattttaatttagtttttttttgtttgaaaggtggcttgattgagagtggtcttagctataGGGTAAATCCGGGATAGATGCCGCAGCTGGATAGTTGCCCcattttctaaaaacctaactTCGCAAAATCGCAACACAGCGTTAATAGTCTAAACCGAGAGCGCGTGCGCCCCATGCTCAGTGCCCCGCAGACCATCGCACGGGATTGATGTGTTTAGCTCGTGCGTGCGATTATCTCCGCGACGAACACGACGAATGCTTCAAAGTTTCAAACGTAAGTATTTACTGTTACGTATCTTTTTTATGTAGTAATaaattctgttttatttttttatatacatatattggtTAATTAActatatatctacttattaataattacccttttgtatttagttaattcaaaaaataaaagggCATCTATCCATAACAAAAAGGATAGTCGCCCCAATTTTTTGCAGTATAGATGCCCTTAGGGGCATCTATCCCCCATAATACTATACATTATATGAtagcatatttttaaaattactttttttttattttgatataattcTTATTGCGTTTTCATATAGATCTCTACTGATGGTTTGTAATGTTCTTTGGGGCTGTATACCATCATAGTgttgaaaatatatttcaagTATTATGTTGTTTAAtgaatgtgtatttttgtttgtttctacTAATCACAGTTGAACCATGCCACGAAGATATAAAAGAAAGGAAGGAGTACGACCTCGAATAGTTTCTTGGACTACAGAGGCATTACAAAACGCTTTTGATGAAATGGACAAGAATATCATGGGGATAAACAAAATATCCCGACAATTCGGAATTCCGTCCAGAACATTACGGAGACGTTATGCtgctaaaaacaaaacaaaattaacattgggttagtaagtacatatatgaATGTAAGCGGGCACTTAAAAAGTGTAGATCGGTATTTTTTTCCTACACTGAATGtgttaaaatataggtagatataggaagataacaaatataatataaataatagtagttTGTTCCGCTTCTACTAAATAGATAATTTATTGCAGCCTATCTATTTTCTAaacattttctttaattttcattttaattgcttTAGGAAAACATCCTATCTTCGGTTTTGAAAATGAGAAGAGGCTAGTAAAGCATATTTTGAAGCTTGGAGAAGCAGGATTTCCTCCAGACAGACGATCCATACGAATGCTAGCCTACCAATTTGCCGAAAAGCTGAAGTTAAAACATAAATTTGACCATGAAAGCCAAAGGGCTGGAAATGAATGGTGCAAAAGTTTTATTGAACGAAATCCAGAGCTGGCTATCAGACAAGCTGAGGGTTTATCTGTGGCTAGAGCTAAAGGTCTTAGTAGAGAAGAAGTGAATAATTTTTATGAACTTTTGGCCAAAGTCATGATAGATAATGGCCTTTCAGATAAACCGGAAAGAATATTTAATATGGACGAATCAGGTATTCAGTTGAACAATAAACCCGGAAAAGTTATCGCCAAGAAAGGCGCAAAGGTCGTTAATTCAGTCACATCTGCGGAGAAAGGTGAAACCATGACAATAATTGCCTGTTGCAATGCGATTGGTAATTTTCTTCCACCGGCAGTCATAATAAAAGGTGTGAATAAAAAGACAGAATTTGAAGATGGACTTCCACCGGGCTCAaaagtttatatgaataaaaagtcCGCATATATTAATACTGAGATTTTTTATAAATGGCTAACGGAACACTTCATTCCCCTCAAACCGCAGGGTAAAGTTCTACTTATTTTAGATGGACACTCATCACATTCAACTGCACCAGACATGCTACAAGCTGCAGCTGACAacgacataattttattatgtttgccTAGTCACACAACTTCAGTTCTGCAGCCTTTAGACAGATCGGTATTTGGACCTCTGAAAACATATTTCAACCATGAAACTAATCAGTTCATGCGCATGCATCCAAACAAAAAGATCAGCCGTTACAATGCTGGAGCGCTTATACGCAATGCTTGGCTTCGCGCTACTACACCTGCAAACGCTCTTGGTGGCTTTAGAGGTAGCGGAATTTATCCACTTGATCCGAATGCTTTACCAGAtacaacatttataatatcagataTTGGGTTGAGCAGACAAAATGCGGGCGAATCTCGTGGACCTGATGAAGGTGATCCTCAAACATCAAGAATCCTGCCTCAGACGTCTTCTTTGTCATATCATCATCCAGAGCTGGACAATACAAGTGAAACTGTGGAACTATGTGTGCCTGTCGAAGCTGAAAGGAGAGCACAAACACCCCTACCACAGACGTCTTCATCGACATGTTGTCAACTTAATCCCGTTAATGAAAGAGAAAATATTACTGGATTAGACCAAAATAAGACACCACCGAATTCGATACTGGCTTCAGTCCATAGGGAATCTCCGAGTATTTTGATTGATCCTGAAGTTTTAGAAGATATAAGCATTGTTGATATTGGTGACGATACAATTGAACAGTTTCTAGCTGGCATAGAAGAAAAGGAAACGCCTTCAAAAATTCTGGTCCAAGCATCGCCAATACCTCAAATACCCTTGACTATGGCTAAGAGGACCAAGCAATCAGCagatattctaaattcaaaagaaaaaataaaagaaaagaagaatatGGCTGAGAAGAAGAATAAACGAGTTAAACCTAAATTAGACAAAAGTAATAAGACTGAGACTACCAAAGAAAAACGAAAATTTAagagtacaaataaaaaaactaaagaaGGTAGTGATAAAGAAAATGATACAACAGATAGTGATAGTGAAGAAACACCCACAACAACATACTATAAAACTAGAGGGAAAAAAACTCAAGGTTTGCCTGTAAAGAAAACAAAGAGGGATAACCAAGAAAGCCCAAAAGATACAGACGATAACTATTATTGCATAGAATGCTTTGATAGCTATCAACACACGAAGTCAAAATCTGATTGGATTCGGTGCATATCGTGCCAGAAGTGGCTGCACGAAATTTGTAcactttttagaaattattgCTCAAGATGTGGCAAACTGAAAGCCCTTTCTAATTCGACCTAAACTAAGGACAACATTTAATtatgttgattttttaatttcgttaaattttgaaaattttagatattagctttttattaagaattttaaatattatttttaatattaccttGCTTGTCTGCTTACGCAcattaaaatttagattttttttcttaaaaaaatgttaataagtttaattatttttaaggataccattataaaaattacctaaatagtacaaataaaacatatcaaaactatgtattatacttatttcaatCTATAGGGCGTCTATCCTACATCACAGGCATCTATCCTCCTCAGTATTTTCATAGTGAGGCATCTATACATATGGGTAGGCATCTATCCTCAAAAAaatgagttttcaaaaattcaatttatgCAGAATCTGTTATTGTTAAATCAACAAAAACGAGTCGTATTGCTAGTACAAAGATCAAACTTTTAATATTCATGGAAATTCTTTATGAAAAACGTACAGTTTGAAAATTAGAAAGCCTTTTCAAAAAGTGGGGCAACTATCCCGGTTTTaccctaatccaagaaaatcggttcagccgtttgaaagttatcaggttttttgtagttactgtaaccttcatttgtcgggtgtgttataattttttaatttacacttgtcacatAGCATACTCAATCCGAAAAAAATAGCGATCTATCCAATTTTCGGACATAAAGATTACAATAAAGGAgtgatgatcacactaatattataaaggcgaaaatttgtatgtgtgtgtgtgtgtgtgtgtgtgtgtgtgtgtgtgtgtgtgtgtgtgtatgtttgttactccttcacgcaaaaactactggacgggtttggctgaaatttagaatggagatagattataccctggattagcacataggctactttctatcccggaaaatcaaagagttcccacgggatttttaaaaaaccttcatccacgcgaacgaagtcgcgggcatcagctagtcttaagTAAGTTTCTTTTTTTGACCAACTGAACTAAGTAACCTCTCAAGGCTCAATTGTATATAATAGGCCACACAGTTCACTAGGATACCCATCTATCTCATCACGATATCAGGGAATTAACGATCGATAAAAATCTTCAATCGATCTCTAAACAGAAGCCCTGCGTTGCATTAAATATTATGCAACAGAAAGATTACTATTATGTAAACCCCAAATAACTTGCCACTTGACCTCTTATCAGAATGCCCGATATCGAAATACCGAAGCAAAACCAATAAAAAAACCACCAAAGCAAAACGGACTCTAACCGAACTACATACGgtcctgaaaataaaaaaataataaatctcaAGTACAAAGTTTTAATTGCGGTTGGGAAAATAAATGTCAATCGAATTTCTACtctgatttttatgtaataaggTTGTACGATAATTCTGTTGGTGATGTGTAGATGGGTTAACTTAATTTCAGGGCTTTGAGAGGCATCCTTTGATGTAAAGGATATTAACTACCTACTACCGGTAATAAGATTTTAACAAGCTTCCGTTGAGCATATTTACGAAGGATCGTTATTAATTTATGGTAAAACATAGTGTAAATATATCTACCCCATccaggtaggtattttatttttattgaaaaggcaCACAAAACACTACAACCTGTTTGAGTGTCTAAATATAAGAACAAAAGATCAAGATCTAATAGGTGTGCACAGCTTTGATAAATATAGGCATTAAACAAGATAACATAGAatttggtcaagtgcgagtcggactcgcacatgaaaggTTCTCCGTATCATCGTACGAGGTGTACCGTATATCTAAGaatttatagatagatagaaagtccttattgcacacaaaaacacatgtaaaggaacacaactcagaaagaagaaaacagaaaaaacaattgtgtgcaaaggcggccttattgcttagagcaatctctaccagccaacctttgctgaaaggagaagatTCACTTTATGTGAAttcgaaaattatttatttcgtgaacattttaattttttttattaccacaaatttcggattttttcctttacttgtgctatatgacctTATGCTACCAacctcatgattctaggtcaacgggaagtagtaccctatagattttaaTTCCATTTTCTCGACAgtcatgacagacagacagactgacaacaaattGACCTTATAAGgcttctttttttccttttgaggtacggaaccctaaaaacgccaAATTCTTCGCAAAAACCATCGTACAATCATAAATCGTGTTGACGCAATAATCCTCTGatgtattttcaaaaacatttttatcaaaCAGGTGCCCGAAACACGATTAGTAAGCAAAATGGAGAATAACGTTTTTTAACTCACCCTTCATAATTTATGGGTGAGTCAGCGTAACGGTGTGAATTGAGGCTCGGACACACAGGACGCGGAGGAATCGCGTCAAATGGGTCTCATAGAAGTTGCAATATAATGATAAATCGACGACTtcttggcgcagtggtgagcgctgtgctTTTATTttggtcccgggttcgattcccggtaggggtagtttgagaatttataaattctaaattttaCTTAGACAAAGTAGCCGATATTCTTTACTTTGACCGCAAGCACACGCGATTGGCTTCATTCCGACGCTCTGGCACATAGACTGTATTACGTAGTTCTGGTTTGCTAACGCCACAGCGCGTCTCTACCGCTGCGCGTTGTGTTTGTCCAGACTTTAAAACCTCATGATGGATGGGGCTGTTAACCTGTTTATTATTCGTAATCCATTTATTGTACTTTTGCATTATCCAGATGAAATGCGAAGTATTAAGAGGAATGAAGTTTTGGCAGGAATTTTGAGAAGTACAAAGGAGCGGGGCAACAGCCTCAGAGTCCGagaaaatgaaaaatggaaAAAGAAACGGtcgaaaaaattatttattcaacatCTTTCTGTATTTTGTTCGATTGATTGGGGAATAATACGTCTATTTTTCTCGACTGCGGCAAATccaaagggttatgattttagcagtctatgtaatgtatgtaggtacatacgagtatgtttgtatccagattctgcgtGTTCCAccctagcgcctaaactactgggccgattttgatgaatgaggtgtcaattgattcgtcgttaaggtccgggtgacataggctacattttatatgaaaaaaatgatCCAACGGATGTTAGATGAAAAAAGTGGgatctacaaaatattttttttgctattatacggaataggatgtcaaatgaaatatttgtaggtattatatttcagcgttcattaagacgatcgcagtcgggtttaagttttttaattttgtcaataATGGACATATTCtttgattaattataataacataaaTAGATATAgagataaaattttcaaaataacctAACATTGTTATCAATCaggttaataatttaataccaACAAAAAGCGCATTTGCATTTGTACAAACCACAATTTAAATATCGTACTCCACTCAATCTTTCATGTCAGTCCGATGATGTTTTAACACCTCATGATTAACATTAACAAACGCATTTCGAAACTTACGACTGACGAATTAATAAACAGTGTGACGTAACATTTTATTAAGACAATGCACAACGTCCCATTTATTCCCGTACAATACACAAACGATTACCGACCCTATTACGATAGCTTTAATGTTGAAAGTTGCGTGTGTGATGGCAGGCTCATTTGCACGTGGTTTACTGTAATTTTCTTCATAGATGCATGGGTTCAGACAATGGCCTGTGGGCGTCTAAGGGCCACGATCTATTGCGCACATCGGTTCAGCTGTGAAATAACACAATTCCGCTGATACAATATCATtcaagtgtctgtctgtgtgtctaacGCGCGTTTGCATTGATGAAATCTATAGATGAAAACATGTTGAAAATTCTCTTTCTGGCAATGTATGACATGACTATCGTTTCTTCCATAACTTGTTAAAGAGAATCAGCAAGTAAAATTTTTCACACTTGAAAATGGTGACATACAACCGCCATAttggttttgaaaaaaaaaataactaatgtCCCTCGAGATGACGTAAAAATTCTAACAATGCTGGTAGATACTAAGTACAGTTATTGAGAAGCTATGCTGCAATAAAGGAACGCACATACAtacaccctgaaaacattaagtacatttttttctGGCAGTCGTATAAAAAGCGTTCTTGCACtgatgtcaaagtcaaagtcaaagttgaAAACATACAATTTTTTCCTGGCAGTCGTATAAAAGcgtttttaatacagttgctcaaaaagtggcgtattgcagggacgtatagcgttcgggatgtgggctattacatactcgtgctttttttttacctttcccgcactcgtactttttctttcccaactgtcaaaatattaaaaagaaaaaccaaccatgaagtttttactaaaaaaaatcatagaagtttttatgattcatgcaaatacgtatatttctaataagaagctactaatttgtttcaatatcagatttaatgatttgattgaatgagtttggttaggtttcatttcatttcatctcattaaatttcattttcatttcatatcaataaaaaacttctactgaagacttggctgtatgggcatagttccctttgcctaccagaatgggtgaagaaaaaaaaactctgcttatattctacggttggcgccatttttcagaaattttctttgcgagtttagttgttggttgcctaaaatgagtaatttcgaccctagttttttatatctattaacaataaagttgttttaaattaaattaaattaaaatagttgagtttattgtgtttttattattttattaaattgcttcattttttcgcaactgtattaaaaatagtcgttcagtacacgtgcggaaccgtcattgcaactcgttccgactgtcaaccctcgccttcagctacgcctcggctcgggtagacatttgtcgcaactctttgcaatgacagcctttccgcacttgtaatgaaatatactattttgcactgatgtcaaagtcaaagaaaATCATCAAAAGAtcgtttattaaaataaagtaccatttgtataatttttgactgtcaattattgttgaatttgtaagatacgTATGACCTAatggtgataaattaattacgtaaacttaaaactaaagctacgaggataTAAGAAAAGTATTCTAACCTGCTTTCATGCAGGTAGAATCGTAGGCAAAGCCAGTGTTTCAACTAGAAATATTCACAAGATGTTGTCAAAATGTCAGcaaatgattttgtttttgcGGTGTGTTCACGGCAACGGACAGTTGTTTAGGCCTTGTTTGGCAAATGTTGAATGTAGGTAATCAAATGTATTGTTGCTTATATTACCGATTGCTAAATTCTAAATTGCTAAGTGTAGGCTTAAGCATCCACTTTACTGTTATACCGTGATATTACCGAGATTTTACGGTGTTGGGTTAATTTAACTATTGATATTGTGGGAGAGTAGGTATTCGTCCTACGCTCTTATGCGCGTACTGATAAAATCTTTTCCTGAATcctgaccgaatttcggccTCGGCAATCTCAACGTCGAATAATCAATTAcgcagaaaatattatatacttggTGCACAAATGTTTGCACAAACATAAGTGCATCTATTCCCTCTTTCTTATATTCCAATGGGACAGTAATCCGACACGACAAGAGAGAGATCAGGTGCAGGCTCAATGGCTTTATGTGCTCTCCAAGGCGACATTGCAAACTTTCCAATTGCTACTGAGTACCTACCAATTTGAATGAAAAACTCATTGGACAAGAAATGACAAACCCAATAGGTTATTTGACCCGACCCGGGactcgaacccgggatctcATGATCCGCATCTAACAACTTAACCGGTGAGGTAATATACCACTTTTTTCATCGATTAGAAGGAAGCCCTTGATTTCGATCACACACACTcgatggcaagtgatgatacagaaCGCATCACTTAACGACACGGCTCTGGCGATATGGTGGTAACTAATTTTTGTCcgtaaaatttttgatttaggttttaatatGGTTTTAGATTACCTACTTAAGCTTCTTTTCGTCAAATATTTtctgcaaaatatttttacgtaACATTTCCCTGTAGGTTTCCCTGTTTTGgcgttaatattataattttcttgaGCAATTTCGAGGTTACGTTACGTTGATTTGCCTTATATAAACGAGTTAACAGTATCTACGGGaacttaattttatactttaaaaACCAGAGAGATGTTAATTATATTCATAGAGAGACTGGATCtgcctataatatattattctgtTCTCGTGTGTCAATATTATGATgcaattatccatactaatacctattataaatgcgaaagcgtgtctgtctgtctgtctgtctgtctgctacctttccaacagtttaaccgattctgacgaaatttggtacagggttagcttatatctcggggacggacgtaagccactttttatcccggaaaatcaaagagttcccacgggattcctaaaaacccatccgcttaaccgatttgtatgaaatttggtaccgaggtagcttgcgtccttgcaattgacataggctttttatcccggaaaatcaaacagtttcagattaaggtttatttatttgctttcatgtacatttacattaattgaTGGTGGGTGCTAAAAGCTAAATACATGAGACCCTGTCAGGGTATTGCAAATACAATTTTAGGTAG
Proteins encoded:
- the LOC123876763 gene encoding uncharacterized protein LOC123876763; its protein translation is MPRRYKRKEGVRPRIVSWTTEALQNAFDEMDKNIMGINKISRQFGIPSRTLRRRYAAKNKTKLTLGKHPIFGFENEKRLVKHILKLGEAGFPPDRRSIRMLAYQFAEKLKLKHKFDHESQRAGNEWCKSFIERNPELAIRQAEGLSVARAKGLSREEVNNFYELLAKVMIDNGLSDKPERIFNMDESGIQLNNKPGKVIAKKGAKVVNSVTSAEKGETMTIIACCNAIGNFLPPAVIIKGVNKKTEFEDGLPPGSKVYMNKKSAYINTEIFYKWLTEHFIPLKPQGKVLLILDGHSSHSTAPDMLQAAADNDIILLCLPSHTTSVLQPLDRSVFGPLKTYFNHETNQFMRMHPNKKISRYNAGALIRNAWLRATTPANALGGFRGSGIYPLDPNALPDTTFIISDIGLSRQNAGESRGPDEGDPQTSRILPQTSSLSYHHPELDNTSETVELCVPVEAERRAQTPLPQTSSSTCCQLNPVNERENITGLDQNKTPPNSILASVHRESPSILIDPEVLEDISIVDIGDDTIEQFLAGIEEKETPSKILVQASPIPQIPLTMAKRTKQSADILNSKEKIKEKKNMAEKKNKRVKPKLDKSNKTETTKEKRKFKSTNKKTKEGSDKENDTTDSDSEETPTTTYYKTRGKKTQGLPVKKTKRDNQESPKDTDDNYYCIECFDSYQHTKSKSDWIRCISCQKWLHEICTLFRNYCSRCGKLKALSNST